One window of the Bos indicus isolate NIAB-ARS_2022 breed Sahiwal x Tharparkar chromosome 15, NIAB-ARS_B.indTharparkar_mat_pri_1.0, whole genome shotgun sequence genome contains the following:
- the RPL27A gene encoding large ribosomal subunit protein uL15, producing the protein MHHHRINFDKYHPGYFGKVGMRHYHLKRNQSFCPTVNLDKLWTLVSEQTRVNAAKNKTGAAPIIDVVRSGYYKVLGKGKLPKQPVIVKAKFFSRRAEEKIKGVGGACVLVA; encoded by the exons ATGCATCATCACAGGATCAACTTCGACAAATA TCACCCAGGATACTTTGGGAAAGTTGGTATGAGGCATTACCACTTAAAGAGGAACCAGAGTTTCTGCCCGACTGTCAACCTTGATAAATTGTGGACCTTGGTTAGTGAGCAGACACGAGTAAATGCTGCCAAGAACAAGACAGGAGCTGCTCCTATCATTGATGTGGTGCGATCA GGTTACTACAAAGTTCTGGGGAAAGGAAAGCTCCCAAAGCAGCCTGTCATCGTGAAGGCCAAATTCTTCAGCAGAAGAGCTGAGGAGAAGATTAAGGGTGTAGGTGGGGCTTGTGTCCTGGTGGCTTGA